A genome region from Paralichthys olivaceus isolate ysfri-2021 chromosome 6, ASM2471397v2, whole genome shotgun sequence includes the following:
- the tmem9 gene encoding proton-transporting V-type ATPase complex assembly regulator TMEM9, producing MSCGGAGSWTFVKVAVVTVFLLNLVDFTQAKNFEDVRCKCICPPYRNITGHIYNRNVSQKDCNCLHVVEPMPVPGHDVEAYCLLCECKYEERSSNTIKVTIIIYLSVVGALLLYMLFLLLVDPLIRKHDPYTQPLHNEEDSEEMRPQVVSSQAKANTVLERVEGAQQRWKKQVQEQRKTVFDRHKLLS from the exons ATGTCGTGTGGTGGAGCTGGATCCTGGACCTTTGTTAAAGTCGCAGTCGTGACCGTGTTTCTGCTCAATCTGGTTGATTTCACGCAGGCGAAG AACTTTGAAGATGTTCGCTGCAAATGCATCTGCCCTCCATACAGGAACATCACTGGCCACATATATAACAGAAATGTGTCCCAGAAGGATTG TAACTGCCTTCATGTAGTGGAGCCTATGCCGGTGCCTGGTCATGATGTCGAGGCGTACTGCCTGCTGTGTGAGTGCAAGTACGAGGAGCGAAGCAGCAACACCATCAAG GTAACCATCATCATTTACCTGTCTGTTGTGGGTGCACTACTGCTCTACatgctgtttctgctgctggttgATCCTCTTATCCGCAAACATGACCCCTACACCCAGCCCCTGCACAATGAGGAGGACTCTGAG GAGATGCGTCCGCAGGTGGTCAGCAGCCAGGCGAAAGCGAACACAGTGCTGGAGCGGGTTGAAGGAGCACAGCAGCGCTGGAAAAAACAGGTCCAGGAACAACGCAAGACTGTTTTTGACCGTCACAAGTTGCTTAGTTAA